Proteins encoded together in one Apus apus isolate bApuApu2 chromosome Z, bApuApu2.pri.cur, whole genome shotgun sequence window:
- the LOC127396039 gene encoding uncharacterized protein LOC127396039: MEKEIHTGESSPSVDPETLFKILETCNARPSVSGQDWAKENWHNLQSVADRISALQKEAKRRFRKGKGIVCAVLGACLVSAAQHRADCQTQKGKVIASLQTLVESLQDQIAGLKRENVELREKLESEKAHSDSLKYALWEERTSRSEQGAEVRMNELEEKGDYIRRVSPIYPQKELREAKARSDKIPQLRPLIKREYYYEDPDDEQPSSVTKEVPYSATELAKLKKEFARNAKESETEYVWRVSLSGGDQILLTEKEAEGYWGPGVFLTTGDQRAPWSLTQRAAYWASGLDPLERGDPLAIVGTMEQILESVQKAACLQMMHNGQLNPYQESPMLLTVDPERMTPLIRGLPESLRPVGIQLQGQIKATSPLARLEEIVTQDHNTQKSKTWTWGEIAQELINYGRKYGPINPSPHRSETKAVRWASPSPRDRPPGKGFRRPPPNLIAPTARRDLWHLGWQKGIPRELMDGTPTDVLRKMVTAWPDKPPVSAVREKSACEETIASAPPLIDLKDPILTMKAEQGN, from the coding sequence atggaaaaggaaattcaTACGGGGGAATCCTCCCCTAGTGTTGATCCCGAGACATTGTTTAAGATTTTGGAAACTTGTAATGCCCGTCCGTCAGTCTCGGGACAGGACTGGGCTAAAGAAAATTGGCATAATTTACAGAGTGTGGCAGATCGTATCTCTGCATTACAAAAGGAGGCCAAGCGGCGATTCAGGAAAGGCAAAGGCATAGTCTGTGCGGTACTAGGAGCTTGCCTGGTGTCGGCGGCGCAGCACCGAGCTGACTGCCAGACCCAGAAAGGAAAAGTTATCGCATCTCTGCAAACATTAGTCGAGTCGTTACAGGACCAAATTGCTGGCCTTAAAAGAGAGAATGTTGAGCTCCGGGAGAAATTAGAGAGTGAAAAGGCTCACTCGGATTCTTTGAAGTACGCTCTGTGGGAAGAGCGTACCTCTCGGTCTGAGCAAGGGGCAGAAGTGCGGATGAATGAATTGGAAGAAAAGGGTGACTATATTAGGAGAGTGAGTCCCATTTATCCTCAAAAAGAGTTGCGGGAAGCTAAAGCCCGATCAGATAAAATTCCACAGTTACGCCCCCTGATTAAAAGGGAATACTATTATGAGGACCCGGATGATGAACAACCTTCCTCGGTAACTAAGGAGGTCCCATATTCTGCCACCGAGCTGGCAAAGCTAAAGAAAGAATTCGCACGTAACGCCAAAGAGTCAGAAACGGAGTATGTGTGGCGAGTCTCTTTGTCCGGGGGTGACCAAATTTTATTAACTGAAAAAGAGGCTGAAGGATACTGGGGACCCGGTGTCTTTTTAACTACTGGCGACCAGAGGGCCCCATGGTCACTCACACAACGCGCCGCTTATTGGGCTAGTGGATTAGATCCCCTAGAGAGGGGGGACCCATTGGCTATTGTTGGAACCATGGAACAAATATTAGAGAGTGTACAGAAAGCAGCCTGTTTGCAAATGATGCACAACGGGCAGCTGAATCCTTATCAGGAGTCCCCAATGTTATTGACAGTGGATCCGGAAAGGATGACCCCATTAATTCGTGGGCTCCCTGAATCCCTTAGACCTGTTGGGATTCAACTGCAAGGACAAATTAAAGCTACCAGCCCACTTGCGCGACTGGAAGAGATCGTAACTCAAGATCATAACACCCAAAAGTCAAAAACATGGACCTGGGGAGAGATTGCACAGGAGCTGATTAATTATGGCCGGAAATATGGGCCAATTAATCCCTCTCCTCATCGGTCAGAAACTAAAGCAGTCCGATGGGCAAGTCCGTCCCCTCGTGACAGACCCCCAGGTAAAGGATTTAGACGTCCCCCACCTAACCTTATTGCCCCGACGGCAAGGAGAGACCTTTGGCATCTTGGTTGGCAAAAGGGGATTCCGCGTGAATTAATGGATGGAACCCCCACAGATGTGTTGAGAAAAATGGTGACTGCTTGGCCAGATAAACCGCCCGTTTCCGCGGTGCGTGAGAAATCTGCCTGTGAAGAAACAATAGCCAGTGCCCCCCCACTCATAGATTTGAAGGACCCCATTCTGACTATGAAAGCCGAACAGGGAAACTAG